CTGAGGTTCTGGGCACCACTGTTTCATGGACTGGCTATTACGGTCCTTCTCTCTAACGGTATATTCCCACAGGAGATGCTTGATGTATGGAGAACCTTGCCAGGACTTTTTATCAATGTAATATTTGCTACGCTTTTTCTGGGAAAGAAGATACCCGGTATCCGCGAGATGTGGTTAATAGCAGGACCTCAGGTTGCCTACGGGCAAACCATAGCATGGGGACAATATGTATTTGGAATACTGGTAATCATCGTTGTCCTAAGCCCGGTGTTTGGAATAGATCCTATGGCAGGTGCACTTCTAGAAATATCTTTTGAAGGAGGGCACGGTACCGCAGCAGGCATGGCTGCGACTTTCGAGGAACTGGGATTTGCAGAAGCAGGTGATCTAGCACTCGGTCTTGCGACAGTGGGTATCCTTTTTGGTGTTGTGATGGGTATATTGATCCTTAACTATGGGGTAAGGACTGGTAAAACAGAAGTATTGCAAAGGACATCCTAGATAGCCTTTGATGAGAAAAAGCAGGCCGATATCATTGATTTTGCTGCAAGGGAATCTGCCGGGAAGATCACTACGAGACCTGAATCAATTGAACCTCTATCTCTCCATTTTCCTTACGTTGGAGTTGCCATAGGTATCGGTTATATTATTCTGCAGCTTTTGATTCAGTTAGAAGAGATCACATGGGGAAAAATCACAGGTATACATTTGCTTACCTACGTTCCTCTCTTTCCTCTGGCAATGATTGGAGGTATCATCCTGCAGGTGTTCCTTGAAAGGTTTGATGTGTACCAGACTCTGGACAGAAAT
This DNA window, taken from Methanomethylovorans hollandica DSM 15978, encodes the following:
- a CDS encoding sodium/glutamate symporter; this encodes MLDVWRTLPGLFINVIFATLFLGKKIPGIREMWLIAGPQVAYGQTIAWGQYVFGILVIIVVLSPVFGIDPMAGALLEISFEGGHGTAAGMAATFEELGFAEAGDLALGLATVGILFGVVMGILILNYGVRTGKTEVLQRTS